Genomic segment of Gouania willdenowi chromosome 17, fGouWil2.1, whole genome shotgun sequence:
CCATTTCAGATAGCTGCCTGGAAGTCCGCTCCTGCCTTGGCCTGTGGTAAATCAATgctctttgggtttttttgtggaTTATTTAGCAGTGGTGGCGCTaggttaactcattcagtgccagccattctgAGATTTtttacccccctcagtgccagccgtttttgagcattttgaccgatttttaaagacccacagaatattttctactatgactatctgaaatctgacaccagattgaAGCGTGTTTTCTAAAACTAAAACTTCTAAAACTTGTTTTGCAGAGGTCTGACATCACAACCCTAAATGTTGCtccttcccccccccccccccccccaaaggtAACTCAATGGTTTTTAAACCCTCACCTGTGACCCCTGTGACAGCAGCCATGTTGGCAGAGATCTATGCCAAGGCTGGAGCTCCAGAGGGGCTATTTAACGTGGTTCAAGGAGGTCAGGAGACGGGCAGCTTACTCTGCCAACATCCTGATGTTGCCAAGGTGTCCTTCACTGGCAGTGTGCCCACAGGACGGAAGGTTTGTGCCgtttaaatgactttttagGTCTCACTAGATGGATAATAATCTATCTTACCTTCAGATAATGGAAATGGCATCAAAAGGAGTGAAACCAGTGACTTTGGAGCTTGGGGGGAAATCGCCTCTGCTCATTTTTAAGGACAGTGATCTGGAAAATGCAGTGAAAGGAGCTCTCATGGCCAACTTTTTGTCTCAAGGGCAGGTAGCGTGTCGTAGTTGTACAGTCATGCCACTATTGTAGAGTTTgctaacaattatttttgtctgACTTTTGTAGACCCGCTGACTCGTGACTATGTTGATGGATTTTTCTGTTCCCCTACATCACAGGTGTGCAGTAATGGCACCAGAGTGTTCGTCCAGAGAGACATTTTTCCTGAGTTTGTGTCAGAGGTGGTGAAGAGGACTCAAGCCATTGAAATAGGTGATCCTCTATTAGAGAGCACCAGAATGGGAGCACTGGTCAGCCGCTCACATCTGCATAAAGTGCTAGGGTTTGTGGAACAAGCCAAAAAAGAGGTAGAAGAACTTCTTCTCTGTGTAAACAGCATGACATGGATGTACGTTAACGTCATCATTTATGTCTAGGGAGCTACAGTGCTTTGTGGAGGGGAACCATTCGTACCATCACACCCTAAACTCAGAGGTGGATTCTATATGACTCCATGTGTGCTGGGTGAGTCTCTCTCTACGGTCTATCAATAACATGAATTAAAAACCTTAAAGTTTTATCTGACGTGCGTATAGGCTTGAAATTCAGAAAAAGTATTGactatgggcggggctccaggagtagttaagacacgcccagtttatACTTTACAATCTATAAAAAACAATCTAtactatgctaactacctactcaacaCTCACTATACCACTCTATTCACATATCTCTCAATCCAACTACTCGCCAaagattgcagagtccacaggtgttATTTTTTATCGAAGGGGTGGGGCTAAAATTGCAGGTTGGTgacataagaagccaccaaaatacacaaagtcacaaaccaccattctcagcatatagcaaaattcagttgtactgggtttcaacccatagagggcagtcactcatattttgacaacaaaatctgccaaatttaaatactttgattaaAGAGTTGGATTataatcaatcaacagcactacttcatacccaaatacatttgttttcagcagaaaaaaagtgatttatggtttagttactttttaaagtttaactATAGCTAAACCAGCTATGAGGCTGTTTATGAAGAAACAATTTCATACttaagaataaaaacagtgtcaaactcaaggcccgggggccaaatctggcccttttgagcatctaattcggcctgcaggaaaAACTACAcatgacactaaaaacatgaattattgtgtaaattacaaactaattcagttatagatatctTAGCCACTACAActtcaatgaaactctacaatgtTTGCAGGGCTCTCTGcattcccatgcttatatcacatgatggcagtcattttacCTCGTGAAATATTTCCTAAATcctgtatttttcctcaaattgtttcacataatttccctaaattaaataaaaattggtttcaaaatcattacattttaagtgaagatcctgcagggactgatatgtgtCACTTATTATTGGTGcctgacatactgtatatatcatttatatgtggaaatgcaaactagagcaaaaataatgttgaaatcactTGTTTTTCCATCTAAAATGTgttgcccacttgagatcaaactgatcCGTATCAAgcccatgaactaaaatgagcttGATACCCTTGCTTTAAGCGAAAAACAAATTCTTTAGGATTTATTTGTGCTCGCTTGTTCCATCTGAAACAACAGAACACAATGTTTTGAGGTTGAACTAAAGCAGGGACTGGTGACTTTTTAATGCCACAGTggtgtttgttttcttgttcTGTAGGGGACTGCAGAGATGAAATGACCTGCGTAAAGGAGGAGATTTTTGGCCCCGTCATGTCTGTTTTGTCATTTGAGACTGAAGAGGAGGTTTTACGAAGGGCCAATGACACCACGATGGGTTTGGCAGCAGGAGTTTTCACACGGTCGGTCCATAATTTTCATTGCAAAGTTACTCAAtgtgttaaaagtgaaaaaCGAGTAAAGCAATCAGGGTCActaacatttttcaattacaattaagtctagaattatccatgttcaattacaactcaattatgattacgatgaccggcattttttccaattacaattatagttacaattattatttcccccttaaaggtaattacaattatgtatgaatgaatcacaattactaagcctttaacaaataatcccataaaacataaccgttctctttctgttagcatctcttatgataacgggtcggttttgacccatgtcttaaatcagctctaaaatacatcaaaaatatCATATATCATTCAATTAGATTTTCATCTCTTCATTTGCCTGTTAGACTGTCTTATCCATTAAAATACTGGTTTCAATTTTTTTGGTGTGGCCGTCTGAGCCTTTTCAGTATACACTTagatttattcatatatttttttaatagtaaaataat
This window contains:
- the aldh9a1b gene encoding 4-trimethylaminobutyraldehyde dehydrogenase B isoform X2, with the protein product MLRRLSHYHRGTAAAARLSAAFRCVSTGSLTITEPLNFWAGQRKPGQKGHKEHVYEPATGRILCHLEPCGAAEVNQAVEAAKKAFINWSKLSGMERGRVMIEAAHLIEGKREEIAEMEVVNNGKSITEARLDVDSARLCIEYYAGLASTLAGQHVQLPGGSFAYTCREPLGVCAGIGAWNYPFQIAAWKSAPALACAMLAEIYAKAGAPEGLFNVVQGGQETGSLLCQHPDVAKVSFTGSVPTGRKIMEMASKGVKPVTLELGGKSPLLIFKDSDLENAVKGALMANFLSQGQVCSNGTRVFVQRDIFPEFVSEVVKRTQAIEIGDPLLESTRMGALVSRSHLHKVLGFVEQAKKEGATVLCGGEPFVPSHPKLRGGFYMTPCVLGDCRDEMTCVKEEIFGPVMSVLSFETEEEVLRRANDTTMGLAAGVFTRDVRRAHRVVEQLKAGSCFINNYNITPVEVPFGGFKTSGIGRENGQVTLEYYTQLKTVYVEMGDVESLF
- the aldh9a1b gene encoding 4-trimethylaminobutyraldehyde dehydrogenase B isoform X1, with the protein product MLRRLSHYHRGTAAAARLSAAFRCVSTGSLTITEPLNFWAGQRKPGQKGHKEHVYEPATGRILCHLEPCGAAEVNQAVEAAKKAFINWSKLSGMERGRVMIEAAHLIEGKREEIAEMEVVNNGKSITEARLDVDSARLCIEYYAGLASTLAGQHVQLPGGSFAYTCREPLGVCAGIGAWNYPFQIAAWKSAPALACGNSMVFKPSPVTPVTAAMLAEIYAKAGAPEGLFNVVQGGQETGSLLCQHPDVAKVSFTGSVPTGRKIMEMASKGVKPVTLELGGKSPLLIFKDSDLENAVKGALMANFLSQGQVCSNGTRVFVQRDIFPEFVSEVVKRTQAIEIGDPLLESTRMGALVSRSHLHKVLGFVEQAKKEGATVLCGGEPFVPSHPKLRGGFYMTPCVLGDCRDEMTCVKEEIFGPVMSVLSFETEEEVLRRANDTTMGLAAGVFTRDVRRAHRVVEQLKAGSCFINNYNITPVEVPFGGFKTSGIGRENGQVTLEYYTQLKTVYVEMGDVESLF
- the aldh9a1b gene encoding 4-trimethylaminobutyraldehyde dehydrogenase B isoform X3, producing the protein MERGRVMIEAAHLIEGKREEIAEMEVVNNGKSITEARLDVDSARLCIEYYAGLASTLAGQHVQLPGGSFAYTCREPLGVCAGIGAWNYPFQIAAWKSAPALACGNSMVFKPSPVTPVTAAMLAEIYAKAGAPEGLFNVVQGGQETGSLLCQHPDVAKVSFTGSVPTGRKIMEMASKGVKPVTLELGGKSPLLIFKDSDLENAVKGALMANFLSQGQVCSNGTRVFVQRDIFPEFVSEVVKRTQAIEIGDPLLESTRMGALVSRSHLHKVLGFVEQAKKEGATVLCGGEPFVPSHPKLRGGFYMTPCVLGDCRDEMTCVKEEIFGPVMSVLSFETEEEVLRRANDTTMGLAAGVFTRDVRRAHRVVEQLKAGSCFINNYNITPVEVPFGGFKTSGIGRENGQVTLEYYTQLKTVYVEMGDVESLF